In Spirosoma aureum, a single genomic region encodes these proteins:
- a CDS encoding prohibitin family protein — MFFFILGIFALIAGFAINTPALTFSRFARPLKVAGIILIVLGLLTSSIRQIDAGQVGVISLFGNVSDRTLNSGLSFVNPVATVTEFDIKTQNYTMSATNDEGAKQGDDAIRVLTADGLEVVIDLTVLYRLVPANAPKIYSEIGTDYMDKIVRPITRTRIRDNAVYYDAVALYSTRRDEFQTRIYKTIEVDFRKRGLMLEQLLIRNIDLPTSVKKTIESKINAEQDAQKMQFVLQKERQEAERKRVEAQGIADYQKILSTGLSDKQLQYEQIKAQRELAASPNAKIVIMGGRGNVPLILNDN; from the coding sequence ATGTTCTTTTTTATTCTGGGCATCTTCGCGCTTATTGCCGGGTTTGCCATCAATACGCCTGCGCTAACATTTTCGCGCTTTGCCCGCCCACTCAAGGTGGCCGGTATTATTTTAATCGTGCTTGGTCTGCTTACATCGAGCATCCGTCAGATTGACGCTGGTCAGGTCGGTGTCATCTCGCTGTTTGGTAATGTAAGCGATCGTACACTGAATTCGGGATTGAGTTTTGTCAATCCGGTCGCTACTGTTACAGAATTTGACATTAAAACACAGAATTACACCATGTCGGCAACAAACGATGAAGGTGCAAAACAAGGTGATGATGCCATTCGTGTCTTAACGGCTGATGGGCTGGAAGTAGTTATTGATCTGACAGTTCTGTATCGGTTAGTACCCGCCAATGCGCCAAAGATTTACAGTGAGATTGGTACCGATTATATGGACAAAATTGTTCGGCCAATCACACGTACCCGTATTCGCGACAACGCCGTTTATTATGATGCGGTGGCCTTGTATTCGACCCGGCGCGATGAGTTTCAAACCCGTATTTACAAAACAATTGAGGTAGATTTCAGAAAACGGGGACTCATGCTGGAACAGTTGCTAATTCGTAATATTGACCTGCCTACTTCCGTCAAAAAAACCATCGAGTCAAAAATCAATGCCGAGCAGGATGCCCAGAAAATGCAGTTCGTACTTCAGAAAGAACGGCAGGAAGCTGAACGAAAACGCGTTGAAGCACAGGGTATAGCCGACTATCAGAAAATTCTTTCGACAGGGCTATCCGACAAGCAATTGCAGTATGAACAGATAAAGGCCCAGCGTGAACTGGCGGCATCGCCTAATGCCAAAATCGTGATTATGGGCGGCCGGGGCAATGTTCCCCTAATTCTGAACGATAACTAA
- a CDS encoding DUF1573 domain-containing protein: MKKFFSLFVALFVFVAVGYAQKGVLKFAKETHDFGKVEQGKPVTYVFEFKNAGTDPVVINDATASCGCTKPSWTREPVMPGKTGSVSATFNAAAAGPFNKSVTVTSNAEGGQTVLYLKGEVVAQKDAQTVATPAVAPVGKDKKKSR; this comes from the coding sequence ATGAAAAAGTTTTTTTCACTTTTCGTAGCTTTATTTGTGTTCGTCGCAGTTGGCTACGCGCAGAAGGGAGTCCTGAAATTCGCCAAAGAAACTCATGACTTCGGTAAAGTTGAACAAGGCAAACCAGTTACCTACGTGTTTGAGTTCAAAAACGCTGGTACTGATCCTGTCGTTATCAACGATGCTACCGCTTCTTGTGGCTGCACCAAGCCGAGCTGGACCCGCGAACCAGTAATGCCGGGCAAAACGGGTAGTGTATCGGCTACGTTCAATGCCGCTGCTGCCGGGCCGTTCAACAAATCGGTAACGGTAACCAGCAACGCAGAAGGTGGCCAGACAGTTCTTTATCTGAAAGGTGAAGTCGTTGCCCAGAAAGACGCTCAGACAGTAGCAACGCCTGCTGTCGCTCCAGTTGGCAAAGACAAGAAAAAATCACGCTAA
- a CDS encoding alpha-ketoacid dehydrogenase subunit alpha/beta, with amino-acid sequence MIANEQLRSTDILTREKILSDYRMACESRQVSLLGRRDVMGGRAKFGIFGDGKELAQLAAASAFRQGDFRSGYYRDQTFVAALGELRWTEFFAQLYAHTDIEAEPSTAGRSMNGHFATRWLDEQGLWRNQTELFNSVCDIAPTAGQIPRSLGLAYASKLFRNNDALHNLTNFSHNGDEVVFATIGDASTSQGMFWETMNAAGVLQVPLLMSVWDDGYGISVPVEYQTTKGSISKALAGFQRESQDEKGIEIFTVKGWDYVALLETYQQAARICREEHVPVLVHVQELTQPQGHSSSGSHERYKSKERLSWETEHDCNRTFRQWILKNGYASHDELEAIEVEARQTAKKARTDSWHAFEQSMKGDFDSAIVLLQQVARHNPKSAELMAIREELRKTVNPLRRDAVAAIRKAQRLLRNDTGASRSHLKAWLERTKEENADRYNSYLYSHSPESPMLVEPLPAHYTDDSIGVDGYILMQRYFESLFERDARVVALGEDVGLIGDVNQGFAGLQEKFGEVRITDTGIRETTIIGQGIGLAMRGLRPIVEIQYFDYIFYALATLTDDLATLLYRTKGGQKAPLIIRTRGHRLEGIWHSGSPLGAMLGSLRGIHVLVPRNMTQAAGFYNTLIKGDDPALLIECLNGYRLKEKVPDNLAEFCVPLGVPDVLRSGTDVTVVTYGSMCRIVLEAAGQLAEMGVSIEVIDVQTLLPFDVHHSIVDSIKKTNRVIFADEDVPGGASAYMMQQVVEGQNAYRYLDSVPRTISAKAHRPPYGSDGDYFSKPNVDDIIDVAYAIMSECEPDRFPPI; translated from the coding sequence GTGATAGCAAACGAACAACTCCGCTCGACTGATATTCTGACTCGCGAAAAAATCCTATCTGATTATCGAATGGCTTGCGAAAGCCGCCAGGTAAGCTTATTGGGCCGTCGTGATGTTATGGGCGGTCGGGCGAAATTCGGAATCTTCGGCGATGGCAAGGAATTGGCGCAGCTCGCAGCCGCCAGTGCTTTTCGTCAGGGTGATTTTCGATCGGGTTATTATCGCGACCAAACCTTTGTGGCCGCACTGGGTGAGCTTCGCTGGACGGAATTTTTCGCCCAGTTATATGCTCATACCGATATCGAGGCAGAACCCAGCACGGCGGGCCGGTCTATGAATGGCCATTTTGCTACGCGCTGGCTCGACGAACAGGGGTTGTGGCGTAATCAAACGGAATTGTTTAATTCGGTTTGCGACATTGCCCCAACAGCAGGCCAGATTCCACGGTCGCTCGGCCTGGCTTATGCATCCAAACTTTTCCGGAATAACGATGCCCTGCATAACCTGACAAATTTTTCGCATAACGGCGATGAGGTCGTATTTGCCACGATCGGCGATGCTTCTACGTCGCAGGGAATGTTCTGGGAAACCATGAATGCGGCTGGCGTATTGCAGGTGCCGTTATTGATGTCGGTCTGGGATGATGGCTATGGCATTTCGGTACCCGTCGAATACCAGACAACCAAGGGCAGTATTTCAAAAGCGTTAGCTGGTTTTCAGCGTGAAAGTCAGGATGAAAAAGGCATCGAAATTTTTACCGTAAAAGGCTGGGATTACGTTGCCTTGCTGGAAACCTACCAGCAGGCTGCCCGGATTTGCCGGGAAGAACATGTTCCGGTACTGGTTCATGTACAGGAACTTACTCAGCCTCAGGGTCATTCATCATCCGGATCACACGAACGCTATAAATCAAAAGAACGGTTATCGTGGGAAACCGAACACGACTGTAATCGAACGTTCCGCCAGTGGATTCTTAAAAACGGCTATGCATCTCACGACGAGCTCGAAGCTATTGAAGTAGAGGCCCGGCAGACAGCTAAAAAAGCGCGTACCGATTCCTGGCATGCCTTTGAACAGTCGATGAAAGGAGATTTCGATTCGGCCATTGTATTATTACAACAAGTTGCGCGCCATAATCCGAAGTCAGCTGAATTGATGGCCATTCGGGAGGAGCTACGCAAAACCGTTAATCCCCTTCGCCGGGATGCTGTTGCCGCTATTCGAAAGGCGCAACGATTGCTTCGAAATGATACGGGCGCTTCCCGTTCTCATCTGAAAGCCTGGTTAGAGCGAACAAAGGAGGAGAATGCCGACCGTTACAATTCTTATTTATATAGTCATTCACCTGAGTCGCCCATGCTGGTAGAACCCCTACCAGCGCATTATACCGACGATTCGATAGGAGTGGACGGTTATATTCTGATGCAGCGGTATTTTGAGAGTCTGTTTGAACGGGATGCGCGCGTAGTGGCTCTTGGCGAAGATGTTGGCCTGATTGGCGACGTCAATCAGGGCTTCGCCGGTTTACAGGAAAAATTCGGTGAAGTTCGGATTACCGATACGGGCATTCGTGAAACGACCATCATCGGACAGGGTATTGGCCTTGCCATGCGTGGTTTACGGCCTATCGTCGAAATTCAGTACTTCGATTATATTTTCTATGCGCTGGCAACGCTCACAGACGATCTGGCAACGCTGCTTTACCGAACAAAGGGTGGTCAAAAGGCTCCGCTCATTATCCGGACTCGTGGACATAGGCTGGAAGGAATCTGGCATTCCGGATCACCACTGGGTGCCATGCTCGGTAGCCTGCGTGGTATTCATGTACTGGTGCCTCGCAATATGACGCAAGCCGCCGGTTTTTACAATACACTCATCAAAGGCGACGATCCGGCACTGCTAATCGAATGCCTGAATGGCTATCGGCTCAAAGAAAAAGTCCCCGATAATCTGGCTGAATTCTGTGTGCCGCTGGGGGTACCGGATGTATTACGAAGTGGTACTGACGTTACCGTGGTTACCTACGGTTCAATGTGCCGTATTGTGCTGGAGGCCGCCGGGCAGCTAGCCGAAATGGGGGTAAGTATTGAGGTGATCGACGTACAAACCTTGTTGCCATTTGATGTTCATCATTCCATTGTCGACTCCATAAAGAAGACCAACCGGGTTATATTTGCCGATGAAGATGTGCCTGGTGGTGCATCGGCCTACATGATGCAACAGGTCGTGGAGGGGCAAAACGCCTATCGCTACCTGGACTCTGTGCCCAGAACAATTTCGGCAAAAGCACACCGACCACCGTATGGGTCAGATGGCGATTATTTTTCAAAACCGAACGTTGATGATATCATTGACGTGGCTTATGCAATTATGAGTGAGTGCGAACCGGATCGGTTTCCGCCTATCTAG